From the Vidua macroura isolate BioBank_ID:100142 unplaced genomic scaffold, ASM2450914v1 whyUn_scaffold_109, whole genome shotgun sequence genome, the window GCCCTTCATGGCACTGAGATTTCAGCCGAGTTGCgtttcagcagggctgggtggagagccagcttccagccctgctggcagcctttgcccaccactctgcccagggctggggctggggctggggctggggctggggcagccagcccaaCAAAAACACCCATGGGTGGGGGTAGCAGAGAGGGGGGGCCAGAACCTGTGCCCCAGCTGGTTTGGTGTGCAGGTGAGAAAGGGCTTGGACTGCTCCACTCACCTGGTTTGTTTTGGATTCATAATGTTTCTTGGGGcaatgcaggcagggaggatgaaggcatgtttttttccctagcaCTGAGTGGGTTTTTCGTTGTCATGGTTGGGCCTTGCCAGGGCTTCTGCTGCCCTCTTCCAACACCAGTGGCTTCTTTTCCAACCCCAAGTCTGTACACAAGTCCCAGGTGCTGGCGAGAGGGCAGCGGTCACCACGTGTGCCACTGGGGCAGCCCCCGCatgcccagggatgctggggccaggctctgggagcagcagcatccccctgctGAAGCCCATCTCTATTCCATAGGAACACGGTCATACAGCCCCCCGGAATGGACCCATTTTGGCTGGTACTATGGCAAGCCAGCTACCATCTGGTCCCTGGGCATCGTGCTGCACCAGATGGTCTGCGGGGAGCACCCTTTCAGGGGGTGCCAGAACATCAGCTGGGGCCATCAGCTCTCACTGCCACAACGTCTCTCTCAAGGTGGATCCTCATCTGTGGCCACAGGGGCAataccagtgctgggagacagcagcagctcgtgAGCATCccgctctggcagctgctgaggaggtggcacgtcctgctctcctgctctcctccaaaACAGGGAATTGATGGGAAAGTTTAGGCCCAGCTCTGAGCCCATCCAGCACGGCCTGAGCATGGCATTAGTGGGGCAAAGCCAACAGGAGCCTTCTCCAACTGACCGGCGGGTTCTGGTTTCTCTGCCCAGCGTGCCAAGATCTGATCAGGCGGTGTTTATCCATGGTGGACTTGGAAAGGCCCTCGTTAGGAGAGCTGTTGTGTGATCCCTGGATGCAGGACATTCATCTGCCCTAGAAGAAGGGAAAGAGCCACAGGCACACTCTGATGCAGGGCCCTGGTAAGTTACAGCTCCACACACGCCTTGGCAATCAGAAGCAAAGGAACCCAGACTTTTTGGTCctgcctgtgtcactgcccaggGCTCATCAGATGGGAACATGCAGCCCtgatgctggagctgagctgctctgcccagcactggtgGCCACCTTCTGAGCTGGTTTTGACTCTCCTTGGTTCCCTGACATCTggggccctgggcagagccctgACAGCCTGGTCTCCCCCCCACAGAAAGAGAAGGACCCCCTGGAGAAGCTGTAgcaggtggggctgctgctgctggagacagcaaGGACGACATCAAGGATGACAACCTCTTGCTCCACCTGGTCACCGGCAGGCTGAAGATGATGGACTTTGATTCTGGCACCTTCTTCAAAgccaggctccacagggaatTTGCAGATGAGTCCACACGCAGGGGATGCTCCCAGATTTGAGCAttgcacagcctggcagggaacCAAAGGTTCCCCCTTTGCTGGGGCGGATGCAGCTGATCCTTCAGTCggctgcccagctgcttttggcagggctcggggggatgggctgggctgggtaCAAAATGGGAgtgggctcctggccctgccaacagcccccaccacccaccgtgccccgggctggggctggggctggggcagccagcccgaCGCAAGCCAACCCCCATGGTGGGAGCACAGGTGGGACTCCAGAacctgtgcaggggctgctttgctttgcaggcaaggaagggcttgggctgctcccctgcccttgtttgctttgggatcACTCTTATTTTggggggcagtgcagggggaagggagaaagcctGGGCTTGCCTCACCTGTGGATGGGTTTTTCCCTGGCATGCAGGGGTTGGGCCTTCCTCAAGCCCCAGAGAGAGAtatgatttttcttgttttcttatttcCCCTATTTGTCTGTAATCTATTTTCAATcatttgttgtgtgtttttctagAGGAAGCGTTCTAGGTGGGGTCCAGTCTGGATCGGGAagtgcttgggagcagctgcagtgtggaTGGGCCGTGcccttggagaaggctgaggacatCGTTTGGGACCAGATTTCTTCCAGCAGTGGATGTCGTCAGATGGGTCCCGTCTGCTTGGcatggtgggatcagagctttggggagatggcagcgagcacaggagcatcctgctccgggcagctgctgagggctggatgtgccgtggctggctgcaggctgggcacatgtcctgccctcctgctctgctcccaaaggcagcagtgatgggcagctctgggcaccgctctgggcacggccagcatggcctgggcaccACGGGCAGCTGGGACAAGGGCacaggagccttcagctgaggggcactttctggtttctctccttgcagccgGGCTCTGTggatgctgaggctgctctgggttctgccagggctctgctggagctcagcaccggGCCCCaatcagccaaagaagaaatggtgtgccctgcagcacagacttgCTTGAGCATTTCAGCAACACAGCTCAAGTTTGCAAAGTGCACACCTCCAAGGGAAAACATGCTACCACCCAAAAATTAAACTTGTTCAAtagcttctgaaatgaaatcaatctgggatgaccccaaatgacattTTGCAGCTTGCTCAAGCTGTAGCTCAGGCCTCCTCTGAACAATTCTCTCCCCCACCTGCCTTTTACTTCCCAActgctccctcttttcccccagtgagtTCCCAGCCCGTGGCAGTCTCCATCACGCTGTTGCCTTCCTTGATGCGCCTCACCACAAGGAAGGCTGAGCCCCTGGCTTAGGgactcatcctgtcactggctgaggagcagcaatgtCTCAGAGGTCTGGTTGGATTTTAGTGgcattcagagctgctctccagccctcagctctcctcactgctgagctcccactcccttttccttgtcctttcagcaggatgagctctgtGAATTCCCTTGGGCCTCcccactcttcccagcccatgcaCCCACCTCAGttaggctgaagctgcagcttctctgtctcctctggcacACCAGTCCAGTGCCCTGTgcggggagccccagccccagagcgcAGCACCCAACAGTGCCGtccgggctggagcagctgccctgcagccctggcttggctcttggtggcaagggaatgctccctgtttgcagctgtccctgcaggatgaccccagggcagagcccagccgggctcccactgcagccctgaaGCTTGGGGCAGACAGTGgtcccagagctgaggttcaTGGGGAGCACCcgcagctgtgcctggcactcTGTTGCTGTGTGTCACAGTGCAGGCTGCCTTGTACTGGGTGAATGGACCAGCCCCTGCTTTGACTGACAGGGGCCTCGCCCATCACATCTCTCCCGAGAGAAGGAAGGGCTTGAGCACAAACACTCTCTGTTTGCCCCATGAACATTGGGCTGAGTGGTCTCTTTGGCTCCAACCCACTTTCCTCCTCGAGCCAACGTTACCCACTGCCTCCCACATCCCCCCCCGTGCCTTCCCACTGCCTTGTCCTGTCAGGGCTTTCGCAGCCCCTCATCCCTTGCTGGCCCCATCCCCTCAGGGTCTCCTTCAGCCCGGCCAACCTGCCCGGCAGCAGCGCCGCAGCCCCACAGGAGCTCCCAAGGAGCCCCATCCAGAGGCACCTCGGAGCCCTCAGCAATGCAGCCAGCAACACACGGGCAGGAGGACACAGATGGCGGttcctgcctgggacagggctTGTGGCCATCTCCAGGCACCGGTCTCACAGGGATCCCTGGAACTCCCACCCCTGCCCACCGGCTCTGTTGGCAGCACAAAGGCTTCAGCAGAACCACCAAAGGCCAAGGGGATTCTGGCCATTTTCCCTGCAAGCCTGCACGTGCCTGGGCAGCTTGCTGAGCCCAGGCACCCTttgctccctcttcccctatgccctgcagagcctgggcagcaaAAGAAAGATCCTGGGAGTCTGTCTATTACTACACATCCTATATTTATATcctacagaaaagcaaaaagaacgaaagaacaaTCTTGAAGAAACTAAACATTCCTGCTGGCTCAGGTGGCCCCAGCAGACAGAGCCTCTGGGATCAGCACTCTGCAAAGCTCCAGCAGCGCAGCCAGCCAAGCCCCAACAGATGAGGCCGTGTCCTCCATGCCCTGCGGAGCTGATCATGCAGGCTGTCCAAGATGGAATATCCAGCTCTCTCTACTGCCTGGAGGACATACAACGTTTGAATTGACAGGCTTCCAACGCCGACGCTGATGTCATTTGTCATGCCTTCAAGGGCTGAAAGAGAGAGCAACAGAGCCATGGTCAGATCCCGGATCTGAGGGGACCCGAGGAGACCTCCCTGCCAGGCCCATCCCAGCCGGCTCCGGCCACggccagcagggagcagggaccaACGAGATCAGCCCGAAGCTGCTGGCCACGAATCCCCCAGGTGGccctgaaatctctgtgtgctctgcccacgCCGCCCCTCGTccgcacagggagcagagccctccGCAGCCGGGGCACGGCTTGCAGctcccccgccagccccgctgacagcccgctgccctcactcacccTCACAGATGAGCTGgagctcttccttcttccccctcagctgccgcccggccatccctgccaacacagagcctgtcacggcccagcggcacagctccctgccagcggcgctgccagccctgtggccacacggcctcccggcccggcagggctcagccgggcccttgccgcacgctgccgcccaagggcacggctgcgagagggcggcagcagcgcccaggccagCCGGGGCTCCACCCCGCCGGGCCCggatggcgctgccggggcagcaggcggggctggggccgagctgcggcggggcggggagggagcccgggctcgCGGCTCACCCAGGAACCTGATggccgcctctcgcaggggcTCCTGTGGGCTCTCCAGGTAGGGCATGGCCTggcgcaggtgctcggccgctctgcTGCTGTcgtctgccagctggagagagcggcaggagggaaggctTGGCGCAGGCTCAGCATCTGGGCCGGGCGCTCCCTgcgcccagccccggcctcccctgcccgcaccgCCCTGAGGCGcggccagcagccgctggcACCGAGCtcaggagcgggcagagggccggctgctgcccggggagccgcggggccgccccaccccgcagccccgccgggccggggctccatcggCCCCGGCTCGGGcccacaggagcctggagaagagcccgcgcggcctctggctgcagcagcgggcaggggcacagctgccagccccgcaCACTGAGCACCGCGCTCAGGGGGATtctccagcctgaggctggCACTTCCAGACCATCCTTACCAGGCACTCGGTGAACTTCCACAGCTTCTTGTTCTTCACCACCTTTTCAAGATCCCTCCTCTTCAGGAACTTGGCCACACAAAGCAGCGTTTCCTGAGAAGCCTGGAGAGTAGCAGAGACGTggagatggccccacagcccagggcgcAGGACCTGTGTCCgtgtgccaaggcctggaggaggctgcagcccagcaggtgccatggcaggaggcagctgagccGCCTCccagggggacagcagcagcccacgAGTCCTCACCTGTGCCACACGCCCATCCTCATCATGGCAGTGGAAGTAGAGTGGCAGCAGGCTCTGGCGCACGTGTGTCTTCAGGgcctttttgtccttttgcagTGGAAGAGACACCAATGCTTGGAAGAGCAGGATGGAGAGCTGCTGCACCTGGCTATTGTCCtgtatgaaaggaagaaaaaaaga encodes:
- the LOC128822907 gene encoding uncharacterized protein LOC128822907 codes for the protein MLGKDQTSVSPSWERFVPRPKVLVTFSPAREISRVSIPLCSRITHYLLRLLSTQEPRWELPALAFLVEVLECLNLSGGGANRVLQILSRHLRSKCRDRRRLALRALLKLIDNPSMSEKMWSLTESLVELLCDADGEIVSMTVMLLSFISRDKDMLIASSIALQLLEALLPLFDHDNSQVQQLSILLFQALVSLPLQKDKKALKTHVRQSLLPLYFHCHDEDGRVAQASQETLLCVAKFLKRRDLEKVVKNKKLWKFTECLLADDSSRAAEHLRQAMPYLESPQEPLREAAIRFLGMAGRQLRGKKEELQLICEALEGMTNDISVGVGSLSIQTLYVLQAVERAGYSILDSLHDQLRRAWRTRPHLLGLGWLRCWSFAEC